The region GCATGGCAAAAGCAGCACATGATCTTGGCGCAGTAGATGTGTTGCTCCCGCCTGAGAAAATTGCAATAGCAATAATTGAGGAGGTTAATCGACTTGTCTCAAAATAATTATCGAGAAATGTACGTTGCCGAAGCTTTAGAACATGTTGAAACGATAAATGATACGCTTCTAAAACTTGAGGAGGAGCCTGAGAATAGAGAATACCTCGATCTAATATTCCGTTCCGCCCACACGGTAAAGGGAATGTCTGCAACAATGGGATATGATGATACACGTGAATTGTGCAAAAACATTGAAAATATTTTTGACAACATAAGAAAAGGTCAAGACAAACTATCTCCTAATCTGGCTAGCGCCCTTTTCAAATGTATAGACTTGCTACGTGAGCTTATAGCGGATGAAAAAAAGAAAGTTGATCTAAAACCATACCTTGAGATGCTAGAGCATCCAGATGATGTGCAACTAAACACTGTAGCATCTACCACTGCAGCAAAGTCTCCGACCATCCGAGTCAAAATGTCCGATCTCGACTCGCTTGTAAATCTGGTTGGTGAATTGGTAATATCAAAAATGCGATTAGAGCAGTCGCTTGCAAAGGGCGGTGATGATTCAAGGCAGGTAATGATAGAGCTTGACAGACTGACAACAGATCTTCAATACCAGTCAATGAAATTGCGACTTGTACCAATTGATCAAGTGTTCAGCAGATTCACAAGACTTGTAAGGGATACATCAGCCTCGCTTGGCAAACGAGTAAACCTTGTAATGGACAGCTCTGGAATAGAGCTGGACAGAACTGTTCTTGATGCAATAACAGATCCATTACTGCACATACTGAGAAACTGCGTAGATCACGGAATAGAAAAACCAGACGAGCGTCAGGCCTCGGACAAGCCTCCAATCGGAACCATCAAGCTTACAGCATACGGCGTAGGTGACCATGTAGGAATCAAAATAGAGGATGACGGTAGAGGCATAAACTTGGATCGCTTGAAGGCAAAAGCCGTAGAAAAGGGATTGATTAGTGAAGAGGCAGCAATAAAAATGTCTGATGATGATGCAATCAATCTGCTTGGAACTCCTGGACTTTCCACCGCAAAAGAAGTAACTGACGTTTCTGGTAGGGGTGTCGGCATGGATGTAGTGATCACTC is a window of Candidatus Nitrosotenuis uzonensis DNA encoding:
- a CDS encoding chemotaxis protein CheA; protein product: MSQNNYREMYVAEALEHVETINDTLLKLEEEPENREYLDLIFRSAHTVKGMSATMGYDDTRELCKNIENIFDNIRKGQDKLSPNLASALFKCIDLLRELIADEKKKVDLKPYLEMLEHPDDVQLNTVASTTAAKSPTIRVKMSDLDSLVNLVGELVISKMRLEQSLAKGGDDSRQVMIELDRLTTDLQYQSMKLRLVPIDQVFSRFTRLVRDTSASLGKRVNLVMDSSGIELDRTVLDAITDPLLHILRNCVDHGIEKPDERQASDKPPIGTIKLTAYGVGDHVGIKIEDDGRGINLDRLKAKAVEKGLISEEAAIKMSDDDAINLLGTPGLSTAKEVTDVSGRGVGMDVVITQVESVGGSVKITTREGKGTVIVLTIPLSVSIIGGLLINVAGDKYVLPLSSITTTVVVEPNQIKSIHGKEAIILRDQVVPLVRVAQLLGIEENKQQSDKITLVIVDKGGKPFGLVVDSYDKKQEIVIKRLGNEAHSSDLFTNATILGDGSVALILDPALLV